A segment of the Salvelinus sp. IW2-2015 linkage group LG23, ASM291031v2, whole genome shotgun sequence genome:
accattcttgatatatacaggaaactgttgagcgtgaaacacccagcagcattgcagttcttgacacaaaccggtgcgcctggcacctactacagtaccataccccgttcaaaggcacttaaatattttgttttacccgttcaccctctgaatggcacacatacactatccatgtctcaattgtcccaaggcttaaaagtccttctttaaccggtctcctctccctcgtctacactgactgaagtggatttaacaagtgacatcaataagggatcatactgtagatttcacatggattcacctggacaGTCTGTCGTGGACAGAGCAGattttcttaatattttgtacactcaacgTCCACGCACAAACtatcaaacacatacacactacaagAAAGGTATATTCTACATAATATCCATCGCAGAAACATAAATCCACTCCTGTCTTCAAGTAGACTTTGAACACTGATATGTGAGTGAGCTATTAATGCCACCTTATCACAGAAGGTACCCTCTGATAGTGACATCGCTCTTGTCGCCCTCTCTGACATGGAATTCCTTCTAGAACATCAGACAACATGCGTCCTCATAGTAAATTACTAAGGCTCAGATATTGCCTAAGTCAGAGTTCGCTACTTATTTAATCTATGCGCTAAATTCAGCTCTCACTAAAGCTGTCAATCAGAGTTCATACAGCATTGTTTATTaccaaagcaataaaatgaaGGAGAACCATACCGGAAGTCCTCCGTCATAAACATTACATCAGAGCTAAGGTAATTCCATCTAAATAGATCAAAGGTGATTCTGGCTAAATAGAATATTTAGATAGAATCTAAGTATAATCATGTGCAAGTATCAACACCAGATTTGTTTAAGCCCTATTCTAAATGAGCTACATGATGCGAGGTCAGAAAAAGGAATAGTTTCTGCTACTAGAAGTGACCATCATTCTTGAATCTACCTACACATCCAACTTAAAACAAAGCAACAGTAAACATCGTTCCCCCACGAATAATGCAGCCCCCCTTGGCACAGTTGAGATCGCATGTGACTATcacatttcagttaattactatagctccCGCCTTGGgtcaatcagtgtaattttgtaaacgCCAGATCTCAATGGCAAGATACATCATTCAATCAAGTTTAGTCCAAATCAGGCAAGTGCTGTCTGTGATATTGCGTGTAACTAACGTACTAACGGACAGAGACAcatccacagtcccctccccgatttcATGGTGGGGACAATGAGAATGATGACAGTTATGCCTAATTCTGTCACACAGTTAGAAGTGCTGCTTGCGTTCCAATAATCTGTGTGCAAAAATCACTTGAACTCATAAATCAAATTGCCAAACATTTAAGTTCCTTTTCCTTCAGGAAATGTGCAATTTATTTGGTGTAAACACCAGACGATCAAACAGAAAAACAGTCAGAGCATATGAAACAAAACTGCGTAAATAGataaatacatatatttgtaCAGGAATATTCAAAGGAATACTGTGGGCTATATTTAAGAGCAGCCGGTCTTTAATGGTTGTACAGTGTTTGTGCATTTGTAAAGCTGAGAAAATGACAATCCTCACAACCACACAGCTTGTGGGCATCTTAGTATATTAGGGTCTTGACTCTTGAGCGTATGCTACACGTTTAAACTTGTATGTGGATGATCAATGCTAATTGTTTATTTGAGTGTTTGTGCTCACTTTTTGCATCTGTTCCTGTGCCTCTGCAGTCTGCTCTCCCTGCTTCTTCTGTGTTTGCGTAGCTTCGCAGGCTCCCCTTCTCCTTGCTGAGCTGTCTGCCTCTTAGGCCCTTCACTTTGGTGAGCTGTCTGCTTGTTGGGCTGGGTAGAGCTGGGAGGCAGGGGGAGCAGGAGGGCCTGACCCTGGCTGGGACAGGGGGGTCGTGTAAGGGCCCATTGGGGATATCCTGGCATTGGCCAGGGCAGCAGGGGGGCAATAGGGGGACACAAGGGTGACGGGGGGACATAGTAGTGAGGCTGGGGAGGGATGATACTCAGAGGGTACTGCTCAGAAGGGTAGCCACGCACctacaacacacaaaaaaaaaactgctaGTCAAGCACCTAATTTGTTTTACAAGGAAAGGgagatatctagtcagttgcacaactgaatgcattcaaagtACTGAATGTTGAAAATATCTCCCTCTAATTCCCAGTGAGTCCTCACCATGTTGCTCCAGTGTAACTTGTCCTGGCAGGAGACGCTGCCATCAGCACGCCCTGTGAAGTGGAACACAGATGACTCTGGGAGGCCTGCGTTCATACTAAGAAGAATAAACAGACGGTCAAGCATTAGATACAATCTGTTCATAACATTAGCCAAAACGAAGACGCTCTGAAATGACATGGTCTGGCCCGATTCACCTGGGTGTGTCATGTGAAGGGTCATCACGGTCATCCTCTGTGCCTTGAGGTCCAGATCCCCCATCCTGGTGGGAGCTACCTACAGGGGGGCAAGGGGGAGGGCCTAAAAACCTCCACCCTACCTATCTACAATGCACTGATATCCCTAAGTAGCTGAAACAACAGTTACTTTAAGAACACAACCTGCTTCATGTACAGAGCAAATTATGAATTAATAGGTTTTGGAAACGTCCTGATGCTAAATTGCTGCTCTGCAAACTTCATAAGTCCAAAAGGGTGAGTTGAAAGCTGCAATTCTTAATTATGATACAAAACACTGGCCTACCGGTGCCGTACTGCAGCCTGATTTGACGGCCAAAGAGCCAAGTGCCATTCAGCAAGGCAATGGCATAGGGTACAGCTTCAGCATGCTTGTAATACACAAACCCATATGACCTTTGGCGACCCTCGCGGTCTCGAGCGATGGTGACCTTCTTCAGTGGCCCAGCCTGGTGGTATGAAACAAGGCACGATGTAAACGTGAAACACCAGATgcagataatgatttatttttttacagataaGACATTATATTGCTGTGCAACTTCCTTTTTGTTGCATTTCACCTGTGGCCACCAACATCACTGGATGTGGCCTTATCCTGATTCTCAATCTTATCATCTCTGCATGTTTTTCACATTTAGTGTAAAAAGTGCTTTGGCTTGATAGAAATCAAACCAATGACACTACCGCATGAAACAGATGACAAAGGAATTTGGCCAACATGTATTTTAAATTGAAAACACAAATTAATTTCCACCCACAGAGAGAGCCAACTGCAGTTGGGCTGCAACCACTgtcaccaggggtgtattcattatgccaattctgttgcaatcgtttcttaaacggaagaaacGAAACGGTGAATGACTgcttggactaatgattacacagacaggcagacagctcaGCTGGAGTAAACGCTAGTGGTtttatttcacacacacatccattgcCATGTATTTCGTCAAGTTTTAGAGCCTGTGGAAAATAGGAGCCTACCTGCAAAAATAGCTCGAAAAGAATTTCCTCATTAGCTGAACTGCCTAAATTAGCCACAAAGACAGTTTTGTCTGCCTCTTTATGGATCTGCATAATGGTCCTCGGAACTTGTTGAGTTATATTTCACCAGCTCTGAAGACCACTAACCTGCTGCTAGATCAAAATTACATTGATCGGCGTTTGCCGTAAAAAGGATGCCAATAATAGTACATTGCGACATCTGAGGTACACAATTTGTAACACTAGGGGACGCTGTTGCTTATCCGAAGGTCCAGGTGACATGCTGACCATTAGTAGCGAAAGTTTTCAGAGCGCAAAAGGTTTATCCTGTGCTAAACATTAGATTATACTTTATTGATCAAAAGTGAAAGTTGATTGCAAACAAAAATTATAACAGAAAAACCACAGAATTACTCCAGAATAACTCTGTGTTCCTTATGCTCAATGTTCAACTTTTGGCAAGAGTTTTAGGATGTGGAAAATAGAACTCAACAACAGCAGTAGAAAGGTAAGTCAAAATGTCAAGAACAGTTCTGATTGTTCTACTACCTGCTTGGAGAATAACTGACTATCAGCCCAGCCAGAGTAGGAATTTGTCATTTATATTCAAGATGTCCTGGGGCAGGGGGGTGTGGTCAGGCCTGTGGGAGTAGAGAGAGGCGGGGAACAGTGGGAGTTTACTCTGATGTCTCACCTTGTCCACTTCCTGGAATGAGCACCGGCACACAGCTATGCAAACATGAAGAGCTTGACACACTGAGTCCGGGGAACTAGTGCTCTCAAGGTAACAAGGTAAGACTTCCACAATGTCAGTTCTTCTCTGCttgtctctcccccactctctatATTTCTCCCTTTATAGCTTCTTCTGAAGTATTCTTGTGTAATAGAGAAGATTGTTGGCAGGCTACAGCCTGTACAGTATGGAGAATGGCATTTTCTCAGTGTTTTTATTCCTTTGTAAACACTTGCAGTCTAATAATAGAAATAAAGATGTGTCTGTGAGCAACATGTGACAGGGATTCGTCTTCTGCTTGTGTGAATTATTAACTTTTTGTTTTGGTGAAAATATAGTTCagtgccagtggaggctgctgggggagacggctcataataatggctagaatgggagacaatggaatggtatcgaacgtggtttccatgtttgccgcatatgacaaatacatttgatttgataccattccattgaatcAATtctagccattactatgagccgtcctgccctcagcagcctccatgcGCATTTCCATGCGAGTTTTGAACACACCCACAAGGATTCACACTGATAACCAAGCAATCATTGTCACAGGGTTAACGGTGTCATTGTCGGAAACCTGtttttcctctctcgctctctctctctctgtacaaaAACAAAGATTATATGGCATTCTCATGCACACACAAAGTGAAACTGTAAAGGAAGGGTGAGGCAACTTGGAAGAAACTGAGTTCCAAAGAATGCAATGATAATGTGCATGCATCCATGCTGCTAATTGGGAAGGTGTCTGTGCTGATGTGTATGCCAATTAGTGGTGGGCACCAATATCAATAATTGGATATGATATCGTTTGAGCATGGCATATCATGATATCGGTTTATCCTTGCTTTAGAAGACTGCCTCTCTCGAGCTGTTCTCACTCTAGATGTGACGTCACTTCATGCACAGCACACACGCAAGTACCTTCCGACATCCATAGTTATAGATCAGTGGTACAATTTGTAGGCTTCCTAGCGATCAAGCCAtatccctgtatatactgtacctttatCAGTGGGGCAGCTTAGCAAATCAATCATGCACTTTGTGATAAAAGCACCACATTTGGCACGAATGTAGATTTATATACCCTGAAAATATTTAGATATGGAGCCACCCCAGATTTGGCCCCGGGGGGCGTGGCAACTATCTTTCAAAATAGTACCATTATTTTACAATTCAGAAGGACTGTTTTGAGATGATGGCACCACATTTGGAACAGAGGTAGATTTATGGAAACTTAGAAGATGTAGGTATCGAGAAACCCAGATTTGGCCCCTGGGGGCCAGTGGTGGCCATTTTACAAAATGACAACTCTGTAATGCAATGTTACATTTCTTAAGAGCTTTTTTTTAGATAAATCTACCTCTGTGCCAACTTTGGTGTATTTATGTAGCTTGAAAGTTCTGCAATTGGAACAAATTAAAGGCACAGTTTAGTATGTCAGGGACTTTTGGTGGTGACTGTTGATCTGAGGCAGCATCGGGTAAAGGTGTACTATACACCCTTTCAGAAGAGATGAGTACAACATCAAAAGCCCTGGAATTAACCAGCTAATTTACTAGTGGCTATAAAGCAAAGGTAACTCATGGCCTTGGATCGGATCTGACATCCTGTATTCATGTACATAAACCAATGCTGTACATCAACCAATGGCAGGCATGTTATAAAAATGTTAGGATATGTACACAAAGGTCTCTAAACTATAACATACATTATAACATCTAGCCTAATTGGGTGTCAATGGCATTTTGTAAGATGGCTGCCATGGTCCCCAGGGGCCAAAGCTATGGTGGCTCCATgtctaaaaaaaaacaacattaaggacacctgctctttccatgacagactgaccagctgagtccaggtgaaagctatgatcccttattgatgtcacttgttaaatccacttcaatcaatcacATCTACATATGtgtcaggcggtgggtgtagctggtgcatgaagtcaggcgcaggagagcagagataagTGAACAACGCACTTTAAtaaacgaccaggatcgtggtgttaccctgtgagggaggtagatcggtcaggaaatctaccgacaggtgcgaccacggccgtaagggttgtaacttacctctgggcaggtgcctaggagccttgcactgggtgCACACCgtgcaggaggaaacataaaccctcacgtccttagctgaAGTGGgtcaccagtacttcccactaagataGCGCACCGTCTGACCgataccaggatgaccagaggagggtgacgtgtgggcccaatagatcagctggtcgcggacagcagacagAACGTACAGACGCCCCACTGGACACTGGAGGGGTTCAGGCTCTGTACGTAACACCTGCTCAATGTCCACGTCCAGCTCCCATACGACCGGCACTAACAGGCAGGAGGCCAGGAGTATGGGAGTATGATCCATgagccgctcctctgtgtcatacagccgggacagtgcgtctgccttcacattttgggaacctggtctgtaggacagggtaaacacaaaacgggtaaataacatggcccaccttgcctgacgaggattcagtctccttgctgcccggatgtactccaggttgcggtggtcagtttAGATGAGAAaggggtgtttagccccctcaagccagtgtctccacgccttcaaggctttgaccacagccagcaactcccggtcccccacattaTAGTTCCGCTCCgtcgggctgagcttcttcgagaagaaagcacaggagcggagcttcggtggcgtgcccgagtgctgagagagcacggctcctatcccagcctcggacgagTCCACCTCCATTATGAACGCCAAAGAAGGATCCGGATGGACCAGCACGGGAGccaaggtaaacagagcccttagGTGACCAAATGCCCTGTCCACCTCAGCTGACCACTACAAACGtacaggaccccccttcagcagtgaggtaatgggagctgccacctggccaaaactcTAGTAATTGGCAAACACTAAAAACCgatgcacctcctttaccgtggtgggagtcggccaattacgcacggctgaaatgcggtcactctccatctccacccctgatgtggaaatgcggtaccctaggaaggagacgacctgctgaaagaacaggcatttctcagccttgacgtacaggtcatgctccaacaatcgtccaagcaccctgcgcaccagggacacatgctcagcgcgtgtagcggagtacatcagaatgtcatcaatatacaccactacaccctgcccgtgcagatccctgaaaatctcgtctacaaaggcttggaaaaCTGAtagagcattcatcaacccgtacggcatgacgaggtactcatagtgccctgaggtggtactgaatgccatcttccactcgtctccctcctggatacgcaccaggttgtacgcactcctgagatctagtttcgtgaagaagcgcaccccgtgcattgactcaatctccgtggcgatgagaggtagcgggtaactgtacctcaccaagatttgatttagacctcgatagtcaatacacgggcaaAGACCTCCCTCCGTCTTCtttacaaaaaataaacttgaggaggcgggtgaagtggaggaccgaatgtacccctgatgcagggattcggagacatatgtttccataacCACCCTCTCCGCCTGTGACGGGATatacgtgactcctgggaagtgctgcgtctaccaggagatttatcgcacaatccccctgtcaatggggtggtaattgagtcgccttagagccaaatcggcatattctgggggaatgcgcatggtggagacctcatctggactttccaccgtagtagcaccaactgaaacacctccccgagcactctcgtgaccaccccgtgagagccctccgttGCCACGAAACAGTGGGatcatgacagactaaccagggtaggcctagcaccacgggaaacgcaggagaatcaataaggaagagactgattctctccttatgACCctcctgcgtcaccatgcccaggggcgcggtgacctccctaatcaacccggaccctaatggtcgactgtctagggtgtgaactgggaagggcatatccactggaacaatggggatccctaatctatgggcaaatgatctgtcaatgaaattcccagctgcgcctgaatcgacgagcgcctcatgctgggaatgcggggaaaactcaggaaaagtaacATTCAAAAACATGTGGTTAACAGAGAGCTCTGGGTGAgcatggtgccggctcacctggggtgatgcgaaagtgccctgcctgctgcctcaactcccagaggaacctccccagcaccgactggcagtgtgccctctgcggccacagatggtgcctGAAACGgaacctcctccggtctccctaaGCGCAGCCCCTCCCAGCCCCATGGGCGTCGGAGCGGTGGTACTgggggatggaaccgacagacGGTTCGAaagtgagggtggtgtccctgcaggcccaactcccgacggacgtcctcacgCAAACTGCAAcgatagtggtcgatcagggccctgtcgttccatcccacgccagcggccagggtccggaagtccagagcgaactcctgggcgctcctcgtcccctgccttaGATGTATaagacgttcacccgccgctctaccctcaggCGGGTGGTCGAAAACTGCCCGGAAGCGGTGGGTGAAATCTTCGAAGTGGCCCAGTGCCGCATCTCCTTCCtcccacacggcgttggcccactccagggctctccctgagaggcatgagacgagggtgGACACGCTCTCTCGGTCCGAAGGCACAGGGTGGACGGTTGCTAGGTAGAGCTCCAGTTGTAATAGGAAGCACTGACATTGTGCaaccgtcccatcatactccctaggGAGGGCCAGACGAATCCCACTGGTACCGGGTGAAAGAGGGGTGAGTAGTGGAGGCCTTGTTTGCTCTGGCGGAGGCGCTGGAggacctccctttctctcccagcGATCCATAGTCTTTAGGACGCGATCCATGGTGGTGCCGAGACGATGGAGCATCGCCGCTTGCTCCTGGATGCGCTCCTTGACCCCAATAACaagggtacctgctcctgctgactccatgacGATTGGGTGCGTGTTCtgtcaggcggtgggtgtagctggtgcatgaagtcagacgcaggagagcagagataagTGAACAACGCACTTTAATAAAGGCATATGCACAAAGTAACAAACCCAATGTGCAAACAAAATAACGGTTGCCACTAAACACGGGTAAAACAGCACCCGGGAATAAACCAGCCGGAAACGTACTGACCTAACAATAAATAATCacgcacaaagacatgggggaaacagagggctaaatacacaacacataatgagggaaatgaaaccaggtgtgtgggaaaacaagacaacacaaatggaaaatgaaaaatggatcagcgatggctagaagaccgttgACGTCGACCGCctaacaccgcccgaacaaggagaggcatcgacttcggtagaagtcgtgacaagatgaaggggaggaaacagaataaagaaggatttttaagccttgtgacaattgagacatggattgtgtatgtgtgccataacagagggggaatgggcaagacaatatatttaagtgcctttgattgTGGTATAGTACTAGGTGCCAgcgtagggctgttgcggtgaccgtattaccgccacactggtgAACATGAGTcctgaaggcagtcaaattccacgtgaccatttagtcactgTAATTGCGCttttccaagctctgatgctgctgatggtcattagtagcataCCAAACTTgcataccaaacttgctaactgcctggtactcagcattaaccacaggaaaagcaactttttctaatcatagtcgcacacctcatgtagcctagcccaaagtggccaaataacttcttaaaatgaaacaCATTAATCCGCTTACAAGGGATTTAGAGCCtgactggcatacataagcagcatgTGAGTTTCATGATTGGGAAATATATTTTTCACCCTAAAAAttaacctttataataaaagcattatatgcataatcgcatttgcagtcacttttgatGATGGTGTTTTGGGATAATGGAACATtggcgcttatagcctactgccatgttcGCATTGTTGCGCTTATAATGTCAAGAAATAGCCTAATGgtttatcaacatttgaagctaAATGTTCGGATCTGTTGCGTCGGCCACTTTgcgtaaaaaattttttttttatgctagtggttgtattaatttgggatttaTTGCACCCCACAACTGtctcagactatgtttggaatatttatttattgcacagaatagaataggtcaacttttgtactatggggaatagtagattgacatagactagtgcttttgctgttcgttaggcctactcatcttgttggctgaggaaatcttcaatatgcacctcggaattggataaggacgtgtgCAGTTGCGtacccgatgtgtctgtcttcacttgtagcctgtgagaaagacccgatcatgtgaCAGAACCATGTGCGTGAGAGGCGCTTCGAATTGTGCAGCACTGAGGGAGGagaaaggcatggattttttagggtgcattatggccacaaaggggatgccgccgtgaaactcaaggcattatcaagtgcttgtcaaattgtgagaGACTATCGGAGTATTTACATcctgcacaaaaaaacaaagcagagttcatgcctttcaagtgactttagagtctcatcatgcagccttacaatgttttaaaaatcaaaacatataaccCAAcctttgtagaacaactaaagttacattaataactctaaattaagtatATAGGAGTATCTATttatttgttaactgctcaacacagaatagccacatgtgcacacatatttatattttattcagcttcgttcaattatattcttcatactataaaataatataaaataatgccacggaattataagGAAATATTGTCTGCTTAACTATTAAGTGTaccccacagccatttggcatagccacatcaggacctaacataaggacaactcagagtatgctattctgttcttctgaaatagactacattttcttaatatcatgcttctttagacctgtctaaaataaataatggatttattgtgaaggtgtaggctatattacatggatttattatactttttaacaTCCAAATGTTGCAAAGGTCGTCATCAGTGACTTGTAGGCCCTGTGTGGAAGCCAGgggatgctaaatgtgtttatgctaATTAATGGTCAATACcgtgagactgacagttatttgcttgacaatcaccggctgatgaaatttcgtgaccgccacaccCCTAGCCTggcgtaccggtttgtgtcaagaactgcaacgctgctgggttttcacgctcaacagtttcctgtgtgtatcaaaaattgtccaccatccaaaggacatccagccaacttgacacaaatgtaggaagcatttgagtcaacatgagccagcatccctgtggaacacttttgatgCCTTGTAGAGTACATGCCCTGGCGagttgaggctattctgaggggaaaaggggggggggcattcttgatgttttgtacactcagtgtatctttCTGTGCTAAATTTGGTGTGTTTATCTGAAAATAGGCCTTCTGAACTGAACTGTGGCCATTTTGTAAGATGGCTGCCACGGCCCCCCGGGCCAAATCTGTGGTTGGTCcatatctaaatatattttatttattcagtGGAGCCCAATTGAAACCAGGGTCTCACTCACAATGGTGCCCTGAGAACAAACAACTCACAACATGATGAATCAATAAAGCAGCAAAAAAGTAACTATAAGATaccacagatacagacacaccaCATCTCAACAACACTAATAAACCACCACAATCAACCAAAACAAACTTGCAGGTCTCAGTAAATTCATCCCTCATCAGCATTCTAAACTGCTCTATTGGCACCAGGGATTCAATATTTAATGAGATTTCTAAACTATTCCAAACATGGGGGCGTTAAAACTAAAGGGTACCTAGGTTGGTAGAGACCtcgagttttttttatttaacatttatttacctaggcaagtcatttaagaacaaattattatttacaatgatggcctgccGGGGAacactgtcttgttcaggggcagaatgacagatttttaccttgtcagctcagggatttgatccagcaacctttcggttactggcccaacactctaaccactaggctacctgccgcccctgtgaGTGGGTTTGGTGCCCCGTATTTTTATACTTTAACAGGGAAGTGAGATATGTTGGAAGCTTGTGCAAaagagctttgtaaacaaaaaaggAAGAGATTGGGTGCTCTACGGGAATTAAGAGAGGTCTAGCTCTGTGACAAATTTGGTGCCTTCTCAAAACAGTCCTCCTGAattgtaaaataatgttattgCCTGCGGTCTTTTTGAAAAATGTCTGCCATGCCCCCAGGGGCCAAATCTCGGGTGGCTCCATATCTAAATCTTTTCAGGGAGCATACATCTACCTCTGTGCCAAATGTAGGGTTTTTATCACAAAATGCACGATTGTTTCAGATTTTTCAGCTTAGGCCCGCCCCCCATGATAGGCTACTGCTTTGTGTCTTGCCATCATTGCGTTCTGATCAACTCCATAGGCAAACACCCAAACCACAGCCACATAGAAGTTGATTGACACTCAAAGCTGTCAATCAAGCCATTAACCCTTAAGTGCCTACTAGACCCATGTTACATCCTACACTGCGCTGTGCTGTGCTCTGCCCTATGCTGTGTGAATCCTTGTCTTAATTAAACCCAACTCAACGGTAATCCACCTGTCTTTCATCTGTGCCCTGATCAGCACCTGGGAGCGAACACATTAAGCAATCCCAAACCTACGAATATACAGTCCACCAagtcaatttacatttacatttacatttaagtcatttagcagacgctcttatccagagcgacttacaaattggtgcattcaccttatgaaatccagtggaacaaccactttacaatagtgcatctaactcttttaagggggaggggtggggttaggaggattactttatcctaggtattccttaaagaggtggggtttcaggtgtctccggaaggtggtgattgactccgctgacctggcgtc
Coding sequences within it:
- the rbm11 gene encoding RNA binding motif protein 11; protein product: MQIHKEADKTVFVANLGSSANEEILFELFLQAGPLKKVTIARDREGRQRSYGFVYYKHAEAVPYAIALLNGTWLFGRQIRLQYGTGSSHQDGGSGPQGTEDDRDDPSHDTPSMNAGLPESSVFHFTGRADGSVSCQDKLHWSNMVRGYPSEQYPLSIIPPQPHYYVPPSPLCPPIAPLLPWPMPGYPQWALTRPPCPSQGQALLLPLPPSSTQPNKQTAHQSEGPKRQTAQQGEGEPAKLRKHRRSRESRLQRHRNRCKK